TGAAAGGCGGCAAACTTTCGGCTTAACTGCTCAAGCTGTTTTAACGCATCGGCTTGCTTGATCTCATTTAATGCCTGTTGTAGATCAGCCAGTGCTTGTTCACGCTTTAGCAATAAAGAACGGTGATAATGTTCAACAATCTCTAACGCATGATGCTGATACTTAACTTGATATCCCCAACATATTTTCGCAAAACATACGGTGCCAGCAGTAAGGCTGATGCCCCAACTTAAAACACTGCCATCAAACAACACGCTATACACAGTTCCGACAACAGCAATCACACCGCTATACAATACGCTCGGTGCTTGAATGCTTTTAGAAATAACCTGTTTTCTTATTGCTTCAGGTGAAAGAAGATCCAAAATAACTCCTTTTAATAGGTCTCACTTAACAGTGCGATTTCCACTCGCATTAACCTATTGGCATAACGACGCTGACTTTCCCCGCTTAATCGCTCAAGCGGCTCCTTGCTACCTTTGCCTATTGCGTGGATACGGCTCGCTTCAAACCCCAACTCATTGACTAAATAATGTTTCACAGCTTTAGCTCGTTGCGCAGAAAGCTGCTCATTTAATGCTTTGTCACCACGTAAGCCAGTATGGCCTTCAACTAAAATCCTAAATTTAGGGTAATGCGTTAAGCTTTCAGCCGTTTGTTTAAGTTGTTTTTTTCCGTTTGCAGTCAGTTGATCACTACCACTTGAGAAAATGACAGGCCGTGTTTTTAAGGTGCCAATTTCAGACATGTGAGACCACTGAAGATCCGTTAATGCCTTGAACGATAGTGATGTTGATAATTGCGGGTTTTCTTGCAGACCTAAGTTATTCAGTGTCTTTGCTACTGTTTGTATTGGTAGCGAGTTAATCAATCGATAAGGATCGTTATCAGGTAACCATTGCTCCGCTTTGCCAGAAGTATCGTTAATCACACCAATCGTGCTTTCAATCGTATCTATCAACAATTGCTGCTGACTAAACCATCCCTGTGTATTACCTTTTAGCCCAACCCATTCCACACCATTAAGTAATTGCTTCACTTGTTGCTGTGGTAAATCCGTAACATTCTCTAGCTCGTTAACCAATTCAGATGGATGATCACGATAATATTTCAGCACTTTAAAATAGGTTGCTAAAAGCGAATCTAACTGCTCGGGTTTATTTT
The genomic region above belongs to Photobacterium leiognathi and contains:
- a CDS encoding phosphate ABC transporter substrate-binding/OmpA family protein; translated protein: MQKHSKIALFILVAGVLALIGYKVMQPHIDEHLYADTSDARGTKGDITIGVDNWVGYYPLCSKEMRRLMRREGYRLSCIDDGADYLKRMKGLETGELDLAVATVDAYITAGHDFRYPASIVAVIDESKGGDVIVANSDAVKSINDLKKAKDLSLGYTQDSPSEFLLRAISSHFDLDVFKASHIDRIPTSGSSNALEQLLKGKLDVAVLWEPDVSTALAKGNFTTVISTAETKNLIVDVLLANKTFIKNKPEQLDSLLATYFKVLKYYRDHPSELVNELENVTDLPQQQVKQLLNGVEWVGLKGNTQGWFSQQQLLIDTIESTIGVINDTSGKAEQWLPDNDPYRLINSLPIQTVAKTLNNLGLQENPQLSTSLSFKALTDLQWSHMSEIGTLKTRPVIFSSGSDQLTANGKKQLKQTAESLTHYPKFRILVEGHTGLRGDKALNEQLSAQRAKAVKHYLVNELGFEASRIHAIGKGSKEPLERLSGESQRRYANRLMRVEIALLSETY